Proteins encoded by one window of Nocardia goodfellowii:
- a CDS encoding zinc ribbon domain-containing protein translates to MNVEPPVQAKLLQLAAVDAELTRIAHRRTVLPEQQEVARLEAERNKHKDAAVAVEIQIDDLDRDIRKLEGEVDAVRKREERDRAMLSSGNVAAKQLSEIQHELGSLERRRSVLEDELLEVMERREASASDHDHAGARLSKTEQELSDAQRLRDEALADLDVAQARCDQDRTALVQLFPAELLTVYDKQRIQNGVGAALLQARKCGACRIELDRGEIARIAKAAPESVVRCPECGAIMVRTKESGL, encoded by the coding sequence TTGAATGTCGAACCACCGGTCCAGGCCAAGCTCCTCCAGCTCGCCGCTGTCGACGCCGAGCTGACGCGGATCGCGCATCGGCGCACCGTTCTGCCCGAGCAGCAGGAGGTGGCGCGGCTGGAGGCGGAGCGGAACAAGCACAAGGACGCCGCGGTGGCGGTGGAAATCCAGATCGACGATCTCGACCGGGATATCCGCAAGCTGGAAGGCGAGGTCGACGCCGTCCGTAAGCGGGAGGAACGCGACCGGGCCATGCTGAGCTCGGGAAACGTTGCCGCTAAGCAGCTTTCGGAGATCCAGCACGAGCTGGGCAGCCTCGAGCGGCGTCGTTCGGTGCTGGAGGACGAACTGCTCGAGGTGATGGAGCGCCGTGAAGCCTCGGCGTCGGACCATGACCACGCCGGCGCGCGCCTCAGCAAGACCGAACAGGAACTGTCCGACGCCCAGCGCCTGCGTGACGAGGCGCTCGCGGACCTCGATGTGGCGCAAGCCCGTTGCGACCAGGACCGAACCGCACTGGTGCAGCTGTTCCCGGCCGAACTCCTGACCGTCTACGACAAGCAGCGCATCCAGAACGGCGTCGGCGCGGCCCTCTTGCAGGCCCGCAAATGCGGCGCCTGCCGCATCGAACTGGACCGCGGCGAGATCGCCCGCATCGCCAAGGCCGCCCCCGAATCGGTGGTTCGCTGCCCGGAGTGCGGCGCGATCATGGTGCGTACGAAGGAATCCGGCCTCTGA
- a CDS encoding DUF3558 domain-containing protein, with protein sequence MRIAYVLRTVLAGAAVVGLAVGCGSGKSVEGTAQPTTRDIDKIEVWNPCTQLTDEALRSARVDPTTKSVITDAAQGPTSWRACQWQATELPYFVSVLSTSHTQDESRANPKLKNFRDVTIGPRKALIYQEKSEPSADGCYVSLPAEQGMVEVRTGKRQTKPIAADPCDLAVGHAKNLEPYLPK encoded by the coding sequence ATGCGTATCGCCTACGTCCTACGGACCGTACTGGCTGGAGCCGCTGTGGTGGGGCTGGCTGTTGGGTGCGGGTCGGGGAAGTCTGTGGAGGGGACGGCCCAGCCGACCACCCGGGACATCGACAAGATCGAAGTGTGGAACCCGTGCACACAGCTGACTGACGAAGCTCTGCGGTCCGCGCGGGTAGATCCGACCACAAAGAGCGTTATCACCGACGCTGCGCAGGGGCCGACTTCATGGCGCGCCTGCCAATGGCAGGCGACCGAGCTCCCGTATTTCGTGTCAGTGTTGTCGACCAGTCACACCCAGGATGAGTCCCGCGCGAATCCGAAACTGAAGAATTTCCGTGACGTCACAATCGGACCTCGGAAAGCCCTGATCTACCAGGAGAAATCCGAACCAAGTGCCGATGGATGTTACGTCAGCCTTCCTGCCGAGCAGGGCATGGTCGAGGTAAGAACCGGCAAGCGGCAGACGAAGCCGATAGCGGCGGATCCGTGTGACCTCGCGGTCGGCCATGCAAAGAATCTCGAACCATATCTACCGAAGTAA
- a CDS encoding PPE domain-containing protein, whose amino-acid sequence MIPFIAAGAAIAGITGIGVGIDGHQQSDSQNDGERGERSKANQEWSGDRSIINNEYSKLTGTYNVPDNIKVLVGDANEAFKTWDHQKIWDALNNEKGVKSSDINAGADGWRNLVTGTNEAVAAFKQGVEKDINEKWAGKAANAAMESTKTYITETEKLSTAFQQVANSIDLFQGYIVQAQQSVTQPKEVSTVGEIVGHIPGNGVLKLEKHRANEAAANAQDIMESIYKPGAQKVDGQTPKLPEPYSTVTQNPNQGPSGGPTGGPTAGPTGGPTGGPTGSPTGTPTGSPVGTPTTPANTESPTSPQSTGVPTTGVPTTGVPTTGVPTTPATTNVPSSNVPTTAVPRTGTPGSGVPRSGTGTPSTTATPGTPRTVSAVPGTNTGAGSGANSKGTGSAAGRNGMPGMGGMGNRGGQGQDDDEHKIPDYLIQDRETELLGIQPRVLPPGGVIGG is encoded by the coding sequence ATGATTCCCTTCATCGCCGCTGGCGCCGCGATTGCGGGGATCACCGGCATCGGTGTCGGTATAGACGGCCACCAACAGTCGGACAGCCAGAACGACGGCGAACGAGGCGAACGTTCCAAAGCCAACCAGGAGTGGAGTGGCGACCGGAGCATCATCAATAACGAGTACAGCAAGCTGACGGGCACCTACAACGTTCCGGACAACATCAAGGTGCTCGTCGGCGATGCGAACGAGGCGTTCAAGACCTGGGATCATCAAAAAATTTGGGATGCACTCAACAATGAGAAGGGTGTTAAGTCATCCGACATCAATGCTGGTGCTGACGGCTGGCGCAACCTTGTAACTGGCACCAACGAGGCGGTCGCGGCATTCAAGCAAGGCGTCGAAAAGGACATCAACGAGAAGTGGGCGGGTAAGGCGGCGAATGCCGCCATGGAAAGCACCAAGACCTACATCACCGAAACCGAAAAGCTGTCAACCGCGTTCCAACAGGTCGCCAATAGTATCGATCTCTTCCAGGGCTATATCGTCCAAGCTCAGCAGTCCGTCACACAGCCGAAAGAAGTCTCTACTGTCGGCGAGATCGTCGGCCACATTCCCGGCAACGGCGTGCTGAAGCTAGAAAAGCACCGCGCGAACGAGGCCGCCGCCAACGCCCAGGACATCATGGAGTCCATTTACAAGCCGGGCGCGCAGAAGGTCGATGGACAGACTCCGAAGCTCCCGGAGCCGTACAGCACGGTCACCCAAAACCCTAACCAGGGCCCCTCAGGCGGTCCCACGGGTGGCCCAACCGCAGGTCCCACAGGCGGCCCAACCGGCGGCCCCACGGGCAGCCCGACCGGCACCCCGACCGGTTCGCCTGTCGGCACCCCCACCACCCCGGCGAACACCGAGTCCCCGACAAGCCCGCAGTCGACAGGCGTCCCGACCACCGGCGTCCCGACCACCGGTGTCCCGACGACCGGCGTCCCCACCACTCCGGCCACGACCAACGTGCCGAGTTCGAACGTCCCCACTACCGCCGTCCCCAGGACCGGCACCCCTGGCTCGGGTGTCCCGAGGAGCGGGACCGGTACTCCATCGACCACCGCGACACCGGGCACTCCCAGAACGGTGTCCGCTGTCCCTGGCACCAATACGGGCGCCGGGTCCGGCGCCAATAGCAAGGGCACCGGGTCCGCTGCTGGGCGCAATGGCATGCCGGGCATGGGTGGCATGGGTAATCGGGGCGGGCAAGGGCAGGACGACGACGAGCACAAGATCCCGGACTATCTGATTCAGGACCGCGAGACCGAGTTGCTCGGCATACAGCCGCGCGTGCTCCCGCCCGGCGGCGTTATCGGCGGCTGA